Within the Trichocoleus desertorum ATA4-8-CV12 genome, the region GCCCTTGAGCAATCCCCAGACCGCAGCTTCTCTGATTCGCCTCGCCACTGCCATTGCCCGCGATCGCAACTTAGAAATTGAATGCTTGCAAGTGGTGCTGATTCCACGCAGCAGTTCTCCCGAAGAAACCGCTGTCAGCACGGCAAAGAGCCGGAGGTTGTTACGACAGGCAGAAAACCTGGGCCGAGCTTGGCAGATTCCGGTACACACCCAAATTCGGGTCGCCCATGATGTGTCGCAAGCGATTCTAGAAACCATTAAGGAGCGCCATATTGACCTGATCTTGATGGGCTGGAAAGGCAACACCTCCACACCAGGACGAGTGTTTGGGGGAGCCGTGGATACCGTTATTCGGCAGGCCGCTTGTGATGTCGTTTTGGCTAGATTACAGGGTGCAGAAACTTTTAATCGCTGGTTAGTGCCGATCGCAGGGGGGCCAAACGCTCAATATGCTGTCCAACTCCTGCCTGCTCTCACGTCTCTGGGAGAAACACCACTGATTAAACTCTGTCAAGTGTTTGAACCCAACGAGCAAAAACCCAACACCATCGCACTCGACCAAGCTGCGCGATCGCTGGATCGTCGTCTGGCAACTCCCGTGGTGGTCACGCCTGTCTGGGGGTCTTCCGTGTCTGAGGCGGTGGTGAGGTTGGCCCAAACTGAACGCTGTGATGTGATCGCCCTAGGAGCTAGCCGGGAAGGGATGCTGCAACAAGCGATCAAAGGCAATATTCCCGAAGCGATCGCCCGGAACAGTCAATGCACTGTGATCTTGGTGCGCCGCGCGATCGCCTAGGTTTGCTTGTTAGGTTCATACGGATGGGTGAAGCTCAGCAGTGAAAAAAGCGACTTACCATAGTGACATCCTCCAATCAAAATTAGGGAGATTTGAATTCTGGGTCTAGCTGATTCAGGTCTGGGAGCATGGTTAACTCCAGTAGGCTCTGGGTTTACTAAGACCAGGAATACAGAGATGGGTGCAAGTACTGTCTCTGAGCAAATGTCCCTGAGGCTTTGTTGAACTGGCTAAATGAATACTTATCTGTCATGGCGCAGGAGGTGCAAACCCAGAGAAAACTTTTGTAGCCAAAGTAGACATAGAAACCAAAACGGTGGATTCTCACTGAGGGAGCTAATTAAGACACACTACTTTGCGGATGCGATCGCCTTGCCGATGAATCTTCAGTTATGGGTCTTCAGTTATAGGGCGTATTTGCATCACTCCTCTCACAATTGGCCCTTGCGATGTTTAACATCCCCATACGGGTGATCAGTATGCGTCAGAAACAATCCCGGACAACTTTGCTGAAAACTTGCCTAGCCCTCTCTCTAGGGTTATTTGTCTGTAGCTGGCCCACACTCACTCTCGCTCAAACCCAGCAACCATCAAGCACAGTCAAACGCCGTCTGCCAGGTCGTCGGGTGGGGGCTGGCACTCGTGGGCCTTGCACGAATCCTAAGCAACCCTTGGTAGCCTTGATCCCCGACACCAATCTAGGGCTGACTGCCGAAAAGTATCCCACCTTCTTTTGGTTCATTCCGCCCACACCAGCACGCACCGCTGAATTTGTGCTGAACAATGAGAAGAAACAGGAGATCTACAAAACAACTTTCGCAATTACTGGGTCGCCAGGAGTCATTAACGTCACCTTGCCCGCAAATGCGACCTTACCGCCGCTAGAAGTGAACAAGAATTACTCTTGGACGTTTTCTTTAATCTGCAATCCGTCCGATCCTTCAGCCGTTGATTTTGTCCAAGGATGGGTGCAACGGGTAGCCCTCAGCCGAGATTTAGGAAATCAACTGACCAAAGCCGCCCCACGCGATCGCCCTGCTATCTATGCAAAAGCAGGCATCTGGAACGATACTCTCAAGAGCCTGAGTGAGTTACGCCGAGCCAACCCCCGCGATCGCA harbors:
- a CDS encoding DUF928 domain-containing protein, producing MRQKQSRTTLLKTCLALSLGLFVCSWPTLTLAQTQQPSSTVKRRLPGRRVGAGTRGPCTNPKQPLVALIPDTNLGLTAEKYPTFFWFIPPTPARTAEFVLNNEKKQEIYKTTFAITGSPGVINVTLPANATLPPLEVNKNYSWTFSLICNPSDPSAVDFVQGWVQRVALSRDLGNQLTKAAPRDRPAIYAKAGIWNDTLKSLSELRRANPRDRTLNTDWETVLKSVGLETVAKAPLVQCCSQTNSPATDSRSTSPTPRSRTSAPNSTR